One genomic segment of Impatiens glandulifera chromosome 6, dImpGla2.1, whole genome shotgun sequence includes these proteins:
- the LOC124941601 gene encoding putative disease resistance protein At4g19050, translated as MMGDPQTQRISLNDAQQGKVADRKVYLLEDLTDESEQRIILYGEAVVGKTWMAREISNLAKKKGNFHAVIWLFPNNNKYENDALLNSIGRQLSLLRTSASSNVDDFEDSELTIDSPEKLEENIRAELAEKKLLLVLDYVHIEGNVENDESVKQDHIENLIDKVKSLLNPNEKKIKVLITMRCSNPSESLKLPNSVSFKVEPMHEQDATKLLLRRAEIKDIDKRIVGKTSCLPPAIILMAKILSFIPQPASEEELLTILPTAREKSDVVSYFLTELLRNGYTNSLPASVLIDCCWKDNHFFRDRKSVHYNELITHWMLEGYLGPIDFMEKTYERGHDILIELMDCQILKKVESDHVALVKVPIDLDDIVPGLGNNRMGGYGGTANLGLASVFKVGDWTGFGRIFQKDGTMKTVNKSVLLVDGNCLDRAVGGDLFQSVNNPEVLVLINPTYKSWPSTLTEMPNLRILAMRGCDFLHEINLKLHLNFGLLTALEISGSTLLTNLADDFFTKMPKLRSINFSGMQIEKLPQTLYDLDKLSWLILRNCSKLKKLESLKKLKDLMVLDLCSASSLEKLADKNFTQNTNIQTLNLSGTMIKTIPLLNPLKALTHLLLKDCSVLGRLCGIGSASSLQIIDLSMSTGFKEFHDKTLEGLKALKVLDLSETSVVSVPSNMSNLQYVNLKGCKNLGKNLDKNVNTISFLNNVKDIKILDLSGTIFTNLQSISNLNNVRQLLLSSCLLLQELPDLSLLTELEVLDLSDCTALTMIPEKSFQSKPKLQKLDLSKTKIKQLPSISNLSKLLYLSLDGCTALEKIVLNSLEEMNSIQYLNLSETKLKLPSSMLNTTDLRELYLRGCKDIVEVPNLENFTKLEILDLSGSSISQLPSLKNLSKLRQLLLGDCFSLSKFQMEINHLFGAGIADLPYDISTLTQLEQLVLPSKNNTESASSSQAELLNPCDWIISALRVEIRGGGYELLPSISGFRFAQLLETDPSLWKNMYFVAIPLKSSYGSNVLSFKQDNYAFKDIYFKTRHFNVDSSDVKSLEIRGFKCFPAEMEPVMQFAEFVFLIDSTFQPKLSYFKNTKGCWIERCENICQVFDLDGKNQITDLKRGLEVLWVSNTSDLKYICNLSVLPKFIENLTHLHLESCPNLSSVFSTCQPPVNLKVLQIKFCDALETILGQQSEEPVFLLLEILHLWELPKLERIGGKLPSLKHKIIEMCPKLPRELESSDQ; from the exons ATGATGGGAGACCCCCAAACGCAGAG GATTTCATTGAATGATGCTCAACAAGGCAAAGTGGCAGATCGGAAAGTCTATTTACTGGAAGACCTAACAGATGAAAGTGAACAAAGAATTATTCTCTATGGAGAAGCTGTTGTTGGAAAAACATGGATGGCCAGAGAGATCAGTAATCTTGCAAAAAAGAAAGGAAATTTCCATGCTGTAATCTGGTTGTTTCCTAATAATAACAAGTATGAGAATGATGCTCTTCTGAACAGTATTGGACGTCAGTTATCCTTGCTTCGTACTTCTGCATCATCTAatgttgatgattttgaagattCAGAGCTGACCATTGATAGCCCTGAAAAACTTGAGGAAAATATAAGGGCAGAACTTGCAGAGAAGAAGTTACTTTTGGTCTTAGATTATGTGCATATTGAAGGAAATGTAGAAAATGATGAAAGTGTTAAACAAGATCATATTGAGAACCTTATTGATAAAGTGAAATCCTTGTTAAATCctaatgagaaaaaaatcaagGTTTTGATAACCATGAGATGCTCTAATCCCTCTGAATCTCTTAAGCTCCCTAACTCAGTATCTTTTAAGGTGGAACCTATGCACGAGCAAGATGCCACAAAATTACTGCTTAGACGAGCAGAAATAAAAGACATAGATAAAAGAATTGTTGGAAAGACTAGTTGTTTACCACCTGCAATCATCTTGATGGCGAAGATCTTGAGTTTCATTCCACAGCCTGCTTCTGAAGAAGAGTTGTTAACGATTTTGCCAACAGCACGTGAAAAATCTGATGTTGTAAGTTACTTCCTTACTGAACTTTTGCGCAATGGGTACACTAACTCTTTGCCTGCTAGTGTGCTAATTGATTGCTGTTGGAAAGACAACCACTTTTTTCGTGATCGTAAAAGTGTGCACTATAATGAGTTGATAACTCATTGGATGCTTGAAGGATATCTTGGTCCGATAGATTTTATGGAGAAGACATATGAGAGAGGACACGATATTCTGATTGAACTCATGGATTGTCAAATATTGAAGAAAGTTGAGTCTGATCATGTTGCACTTGTAAAAGTACCGATTGATTTGGATGATATCGTGCCAGGTTTGGGAAACAACCGGATGGGTGGATATGGTGGAACTGCCAATCTAGGGTTGGCTAGTGTATTTAAAGTTGGTGATTGGACAGGATTTGGGAGAATCTTCCAGAAAGATGGTACTATGAAAACAGTTAACAAGTCTGTTTTATTGGTTGATGGAAACTGTCTTGACAGGGCAGTTGGTGGTGATCTATTTCAATCTGTGAATAATCCTGAAGTTCTTGTGCTCATCAACCCAACATATAAATCATGGCCATCCACCTTAACTGAGATGCCCAATCTTCGCATACTTGCTATGAGAGGATGTGATTTCTTGCATGAAATAAACTTGAAACTACATTTGAATTTTGGATTACTTACTGCTCTCGAGATATCTGGTTCTACCTTATTAACAAATCTCGCGGATGATTTCTTTACAAAAATGCCAAAACTTCGGAGTATCAATTTTTCCGGGATGCAAATAGAGAAATTGCCTCAAACACTTTATGATCTTGATAAGCTAAGCTGGCTCATTCTTAGAAATTGTTCTAAACTGAAGAAACTAGAGAGTTTGAAAAAGTTGAAGGATCTCATGGTGCTTGATCTTTGCAGTGCTTCATCATTGGAGAAATTAGCAGACAAGAATTTCACTCAGAATACAAATATTCAAACACTTAATCTTTCTGGCACAATGATTAAAACAATTCCACTGCTTAATCCCCTTAAAGCTCTCACTCATCTATTGCTCAAGGACTGCTCGGTGTTGGGCAGATTGTGTGGCATTGGTTCAGCATCAAGTCTACAAATTATCGACCTTTCAATGTCTACTGGTTTTAAAGAATTTCATGACAAAACACTTGAAGGACTTAAAGCTCTCAAGGTACTTGATCTTTCTGAAACTTCTGTTGTAAGTGTGCCTTCAAACATGAGCAATCTTCAATATGTTAATTTGAAAGGTTGCAAGAACTTGGGTAAAAACTTGGATAAGAACGTGAATACCATTTCCTTCCTTAATAATGTTAAAGACATTAAAATACTTGATCTTTCGGGGACAATATTTACAAATCTTCAGTCTATCTCAAATCTGAATAATGTTCGTCAGCTGTTACTGTCAAGTTGTTTGCTTCTACAAGAGCTTCCTGACCTAAGTCTGCTTACGGAGCTTGAGGTGTTAgatctttctgattgtactgctTTGACCATGATACCAGAAAAATCCTTCCAGTCTAAGCCCAAGCTTCAGAAACTAGATCTTTCTAAAACTAAGATTAAGCAACTTCCATCCATTTCTAATCTTAGCAAGCTTCTTTATTTATCCCTTGATGGATGTACAGCTCTAGAAAAGATTGTTCTTAACTCCCTGGAAGAAATGAACAGCATACAGTATCTCAATCTTTCTGAAACAAAGCTCAAATTGCCATCATCCATGCTAAACACTACGGATCTTCGCGAGCTGTACTTAAGGGGATGCAAGGATATTGTTGAAGTGCCAAATTTGGAGAATTTTACAAAGCTTGAGATTTTGGATTTGTCTGGTAGTAGTATCAGTCAGCTACCATCCTTAAAGAATCTTAGTAAACTTCGTCAGCTCCTACTTGGAGATTGTTTTAGTTTGTCGAAGTTCCAAATGGAGATAAATCATCTGTTTGGAGCGGGTATAGCAGATCTACCATATGATATCTCTACACTAACTCAACTTGAGCAACTTGTGTTGCCCAGCAAGAATAATACTGAAAGTGCTTCTAGCAGTCAGGCTGAGTTGTTGAATCCATGTGATTGGATCATCTCTGCACTGCGAGTAGAAATAAGGGGAGGAGGATATGAACTTCTTCCATCTATTAGTGGCTTTCGATTTGCACAGCTTTTGGAGACAGATCCCTCACTGTggaaaaatatgtattttgttGCTATTCCCCTCAAAAGTTCATATGGAAGTAATGTTCTGTCCTTCAAACAAGATAACTATGcatttaaagatatttatttcAAGACCCGACACTTTAATGTTGATTCCTCTGATGTGAAATCACTGGAGATTCGTGGATTCAAATGTTTTCCTGCCGAGATGGAACCAGTCATGCAATTTGCTGAGTTTGTATTTTTAATCGACAGTACATTTCAACCTAAGctctcatattttaaaaatacaaaaggTTGTTGGATTGAGAGATGCGAAAACATATGCCAGGTATTTGATTTGGATGGGAAAAACCAGATTACTGACCTCAAGAGGGGATTGGAGGTTTTGTGGGTGTCTAATACATCTGATTTGAAATACATTTGTAATCTATCTGTGCTGCCCAAGTTCATTGAAAACCTTACACATCTTCACCTCGAATCTTGCCCAAATTTGTCCTCAGTTTTCTCTACATGTCAACCTCCAGTAAATCTGAAAGTGCTTCAGATTAAATTTTGTGATGCCCTGGAAACTATATTGGGACAACAGTCTGAAGAACCTGTGTTCCTTCTTCTTGAGATTTTGCATTTGTGGGAGCTACCGAAGTTAGAGAGAATAGGTGGAAAATTGCCATCTCTAAAACATAAGATAATTGAAATGTGTCCGAAACTGCCTCGGGAATTAGAATCCAGTGATCAATGA